A genomic stretch from Acinonyx jubatus isolate Ajub_Pintada_27869175 chromosome E2, VMU_Ajub_asm_v1.0, whole genome shotgun sequence includes:
- the ZNF772 gene encoding zinc finger protein 772 isoform X10 — MEKEVSAPLKESSTAENIGYMSWLTSGSHELRSNYGPCAGSWHGTEDEETAFEQNISVGVSQVRTPKAGPSTQKAHPCETCGPLLKDILHLAEPQGTHPGQKSYTCGACGKQFWFSTNLQHQKQHSGGEPFRGNEGGTLLVNSCPVEPLEMPFMTGKGYKDFPTSSSIFQHRAPHSNWKPNSNAKCVEAFHSGQRHYECSECGKVFSRKDSLVQHQRVHTGERPYECSECGKTFSRKPILAQHQRIHTGEMPYECGICGKVFNHSSNLIVHQRVHTGARPYKCSECGKAYSHKSTLVQHESIHTGERPYECSECGKYFGHKYRLIKHWSVHTGARPYECIACGKFFSQSSDLIAHQRVHNGEKPYVCSDCGKAFSHKHVLVQHHRIHTGERPYKCSECGKAFRQRASLIRHWKVHTGERP; from the exons ATG gagaaagaggtctCCGCTCCCCTCAAGGAGAGCAGTACAGCAGAGAACATAGGCTACATGTCCTGGTTGACCTCAG GTTCCCACGAACTCAGAAGTAATTATGGACCCTGTGCAG GTTCTTGGCATGGAACGGAGGACGAGGAGACAGCTTTTGAGCAGAACATTTCTGTGGGTGTGTCACAGGTCAGGACTCCCAAGGCAGGCCCTTCTACCCAGAAGGCCCACCCCTGTGAGACTTGTGGCCCACTCTTGAAAGACATTTTGCACTTGGCTGAGCCCCAGGGAACACACCCTGGGCAGAAATCATACACATGTGGGGCATGTGGGAAACAGTTCTGGTTCAGTACAAACCTCCAGCACCAGAAGCAGCACAGTGGAGGGGAACCCTTCAGAGGGAACGAGGGCGGCACCTTGCTTGTGAACAGCTGCCCTGTCGAACCATTGGAGATGCCTTTTATGACCGGGAAGGGTTATAAGGACTTCCCAACTAGCTCAAGCATTTTCCAGCACCGTGCCCCTCATAGCAATTGGAAGCCAAACAGTAACGCCAAATGTGTGGAGGCCTTTCACAGTGGACAAAGGCATTACGAGTGCAGCGAATGTGGGAAGGTCTTCAGCCGCAAAGACTCACTTGTCCAGCATCAGAGAGTCcacactggagaaaggccttatgagTGCAGCGAATGTGGGAAAACCTTCAGCCGCAAACCCATACTTGCTCAGCaccagagaattcacactggagaaatGCCATATGAGTGTGGCATATGTGGGAAAGTTTTCAATCATAGCTCCAACCTTATTGTACACCAGAGAGTCCACACTGGAGCAAGGCCTTACAAGTGCAGCGAGTGTGGGAAAGCCTACAGCCACAAATCCACACTTGTTCAGCATGAGAGCATAcacactggagaaaggccttaCGAGTGCAGCGAATGTGGGAAATACTTTGGTCACAAATACAGACTCATTAAACACTGGAGCGTCCATACTGGGGCAAGGCCCTATGAGTGCATTGCCTGCGGGAAGTTCTTTAGCCAGAGCTCTGACCTTATTGCGCACCAGAGAGTTCACAATGGTGAAAAGCCCTATGTGTGCAGCGACTGTGGAAAAGCCTTTAGCCACAAACATGTACTTGTTCAGCATCATagaattcacactggagaaaggccaTATAAGTGCAGTGAGTGCGGGAAGGCCTTCAGGCAAAGAGCTTCCCTCATCCGACATTGGAaagttcacactggagaaaggccttaG
- the ZNF772 gene encoding zinc finger protein 772 isoform X2 codes for MTQFLGATSSMEASALEVARMLLSSVAAAETETTLPRSLRGAGPMNAWESGVSVGAGDVRVGLPFPSRADILFAFGLTHQVPTNSEVIMDPVQVNFEDVAVYFSREEWGLLDEAQRLLYRDVMLENLALTASLGYESSMSLGVASLELGGKPWVSDWADVTPARTREAQGSWHGTEDEETAFEQNISVGVSQVRTPKAGPSTQKAHPCETCGPLLKDILHLAEPQGTHPGQKSYTCGACGKQFWFSTNLQHQKQHSGGEPFRGNEGGTLLVNSCPVEPLEMPFMTGKGYKDFPTSSSIFQHRAPHSNWKPNSNAKCVEAFHSGQRHYECSECGKVFSRKDSLVQHQRVHTGERPYECSECGKTFSRKPILAQHQRIHTGEMPYECGICGKVFNHSSNLIVHQRVHTGARPYKCSECGKAYSHKSTLVQHESIHTGERPYECSECGKYFGHKYRLIKHWSVHTGARPYECIACGKFFSQSSDLIAHQRVHNGEKPYVCSDCGKAFSHKHVLVQHHRIHTGERPYKCSECGKAFRQRASLIRHWKVHTGERP; via the exons ATGACGCAATTTCTAGGCGCCACCAGCTCTATGGAGGCTTCTGCTTTGGAGGTGGCGCGGATGCTCCTTTCCAGTGTAGCTGCTGCCGAAACTGAAACTACGTTACCCAGGAGCCTCCGTGGTGCCGGGCCAATGAATGCCTGGGAAAGTGGCGTTTCCGTTGGTGCGGGAGACGTCAGGGTGGGACTTCCGTTCCCTTCCAGAGCggacattttgtttgcttttggatTAACCCACCAG GTTCCCACGAACTCAGAAGTAATTATGGACCCTGTGCAG GTGAACTTTGAGGACGTGGCCGTGTACTTCTCCCGGGAGGAGTGGGGGCTCCTTGATGAGGCTCAGAGGCTCCTGTACCGtgatgtgatgctggagaacttGGCACTTACGGCCTCGCTGG GATATGAATCTTCCATGTCCCTCGGGGTTGCCTCACTGGAGCTGGGCGGCAAGCCCTGGGTATCTGACTGGGCAGACGTTACTCCAGCCAGGACCAGAGAGGCTCAGG GTTCTTGGCATGGAACGGAGGACGAGGAGACAGCTTTTGAGCAGAACATTTCTGTGGGTGTGTCACAGGTCAGGACTCCCAAGGCAGGCCCTTCTACCCAGAAGGCCCACCCCTGTGAGACTTGTGGCCCACTCTTGAAAGACATTTTGCACTTGGCTGAGCCCCAGGGAACACACCCTGGGCAGAAATCATACACATGTGGGGCATGTGGGAAACAGTTCTGGTTCAGTACAAACCTCCAGCACCAGAAGCAGCACAGTGGAGGGGAACCCTTCAGAGGGAACGAGGGCGGCACCTTGCTTGTGAACAGCTGCCCTGTCGAACCATTGGAGATGCCTTTTATGACCGGGAAGGGTTATAAGGACTTCCCAACTAGCTCAAGCATTTTCCAGCACCGTGCCCCTCATAGCAATTGGAAGCCAAACAGTAACGCCAAATGTGTGGAGGCCTTTCACAGTGGACAAAGGCATTACGAGTGCAGCGAATGTGGGAAGGTCTTCAGCCGCAAAGACTCACTTGTCCAGCATCAGAGAGTCcacactggagaaaggccttatgagTGCAGCGAATGTGGGAAAACCTTCAGCCGCAAACCCATACTTGCTCAGCaccagagaattcacactggagaaatGCCATATGAGTGTGGCATATGTGGGAAAGTTTTCAATCATAGCTCCAACCTTATTGTACACCAGAGAGTCCACACTGGAGCAAGGCCTTACAAGTGCAGCGAGTGTGGGAAAGCCTACAGCCACAAATCCACACTTGTTCAGCATGAGAGCATAcacactggagaaaggccttaCGAGTGCAGCGAATGTGGGAAATACTTTGGTCACAAATACAGACTCATTAAACACTGGAGCGTCCATACTGGGGCAAGGCCCTATGAGTGCATTGCCTGCGGGAAGTTCTTTAGCCAGAGCTCTGACCTTATTGCGCACCAGAGAGTTCACAATGGTGAAAAGCCCTATGTGTGCAGCGACTGTGGAAAAGCCTTTAGCCACAAACATGTACTTGTTCAGCATCATagaattcacactggagaaaggccaTATAAGTGCAGTGAGTGCGGGAAGGCCTTCAGGCAAAGAGCTTCCCTCATCCGACATTGGAaagttcacactggagaaaggccttaG
- the ZNF772 gene encoding zinc finger protein 772 isoform X4: MTQFLGATSSMEASALEVARMLLSSVAAAETETTLPRSLRGAGPMNAWESGVSVGAGDVRVGLPFPSRADILFAFGLTHQVPTNSEVIMDPVQVNFEDVAVYFSREEWGLLDEAQRLLYRDVMLENLALTASLGSWHGTEDEETAFEQNISVGVSQVRTPKAGPSTQKAHPCETCGPLLKDILHLAEPQGTHPGQKSYTCGACGKQFWFSTNLQHQKQHSGGEPFRGNEGGTLLVNSCPVEPLEMPFMTGKGYKDFPTSSSIFQHRAPHSNWKPNSNAKCVEAFHSGQRHYECSECGKVFSRKDSLVQHQRVHTGERPYECSECGKTFSRKPILAQHQRIHTGEMPYECGICGKVFNHSSNLIVHQRVHTGARPYKCSECGKAYSHKSTLVQHESIHTGERPYECSECGKYFGHKYRLIKHWSVHTGARPYECIACGKFFSQSSDLIAHQRVHNGEKPYVCSDCGKAFSHKHVLVQHHRIHTGERPYKCSECGKAFRQRASLIRHWKVHTGERP; encoded by the exons ATGACGCAATTTCTAGGCGCCACCAGCTCTATGGAGGCTTCTGCTTTGGAGGTGGCGCGGATGCTCCTTTCCAGTGTAGCTGCTGCCGAAACTGAAACTACGTTACCCAGGAGCCTCCGTGGTGCCGGGCCAATGAATGCCTGGGAAAGTGGCGTTTCCGTTGGTGCGGGAGACGTCAGGGTGGGACTTCCGTTCCCTTCCAGAGCggacattttgtttgcttttggatTAACCCACCAG GTTCCCACGAACTCAGAAGTAATTATGGACCCTGTGCAG GTGAACTTTGAGGACGTGGCCGTGTACTTCTCCCGGGAGGAGTGGGGGCTCCTTGATGAGGCTCAGAGGCTCCTGTACCGtgatgtgatgctggagaacttGGCACTTACGGCCTCGCTGG GTTCTTGGCATGGAACGGAGGACGAGGAGACAGCTTTTGAGCAGAACATTTCTGTGGGTGTGTCACAGGTCAGGACTCCCAAGGCAGGCCCTTCTACCCAGAAGGCCCACCCCTGTGAGACTTGTGGCCCACTCTTGAAAGACATTTTGCACTTGGCTGAGCCCCAGGGAACACACCCTGGGCAGAAATCATACACATGTGGGGCATGTGGGAAACAGTTCTGGTTCAGTACAAACCTCCAGCACCAGAAGCAGCACAGTGGAGGGGAACCCTTCAGAGGGAACGAGGGCGGCACCTTGCTTGTGAACAGCTGCCCTGTCGAACCATTGGAGATGCCTTTTATGACCGGGAAGGGTTATAAGGACTTCCCAACTAGCTCAAGCATTTTCCAGCACCGTGCCCCTCATAGCAATTGGAAGCCAAACAGTAACGCCAAATGTGTGGAGGCCTTTCACAGTGGACAAAGGCATTACGAGTGCAGCGAATGTGGGAAGGTCTTCAGCCGCAAAGACTCACTTGTCCAGCATCAGAGAGTCcacactggagaaaggccttatgagTGCAGCGAATGTGGGAAAACCTTCAGCCGCAAACCCATACTTGCTCAGCaccagagaattcacactggagaaatGCCATATGAGTGTGGCATATGTGGGAAAGTTTTCAATCATAGCTCCAACCTTATTGTACACCAGAGAGTCCACACTGGAGCAAGGCCTTACAAGTGCAGCGAGTGTGGGAAAGCCTACAGCCACAAATCCACACTTGTTCAGCATGAGAGCATAcacactggagaaaggccttaCGAGTGCAGCGAATGTGGGAAATACTTTGGTCACAAATACAGACTCATTAAACACTGGAGCGTCCATACTGGGGCAAGGCCCTATGAGTGCATTGCCTGCGGGAAGTTCTTTAGCCAGAGCTCTGACCTTATTGCGCACCAGAGAGTTCACAATGGTGAAAAGCCCTATGTGTGCAGCGACTGTGGAAAAGCCTTTAGCCACAAACATGTACTTGTTCAGCATCATagaattcacactggagaaaggccaTATAAGTGCAGTGAGTGCGGGAAGGCCTTCAGGCAAAGAGCTTCCCTCATCCGACATTGGAaagttcacactggagaaaggccttaG
- the ZNF772 gene encoding zinc finger protein 772 isoform X11 translates to MSLGVASLELGGKPWVSDWADVTPARTREAQGSWHGTEDEETAFEQNISVGVSQVRTPKAGPSTQKAHPCETCGPLLKDILHLAEPQGTHPGQKSYTCGACGKQFWFSTNLQHQKQHSGGEPFRGNEGGTLLVNSCPVEPLEMPFMTGKGYKDFPTSSSIFQHRAPHSNWKPNSNAKCVEAFHSGQRHYECSECGKVFSRKDSLVQHQRVHTGERPYECSECGKTFSRKPILAQHQRIHTGEMPYECGICGKVFNHSSNLIVHQRVHTGARPYKCSECGKAYSHKSTLVQHESIHTGERPYECSECGKYFGHKYRLIKHWSVHTGARPYECIACGKFFSQSSDLIAHQRVHNGEKPYVCSDCGKAFSHKHVLVQHHRIHTGERPYKCSECGKAFRQRASLIRHWKVHTGERP, encoded by the exons ATGTCCCTCGGGGTTGCCTCACTGGAGCTGGGCGGCAAGCCCTGGGTATCTGACTGGGCAGACGTTACTCCAGCCAGGACCAGAGAGGCTCAGG GTTCTTGGCATGGAACGGAGGACGAGGAGACAGCTTTTGAGCAGAACATTTCTGTGGGTGTGTCACAGGTCAGGACTCCCAAGGCAGGCCCTTCTACCCAGAAGGCCCACCCCTGTGAGACTTGTGGCCCACTCTTGAAAGACATTTTGCACTTGGCTGAGCCCCAGGGAACACACCCTGGGCAGAAATCATACACATGTGGGGCATGTGGGAAACAGTTCTGGTTCAGTACAAACCTCCAGCACCAGAAGCAGCACAGTGGAGGGGAACCCTTCAGAGGGAACGAGGGCGGCACCTTGCTTGTGAACAGCTGCCCTGTCGAACCATTGGAGATGCCTTTTATGACCGGGAAGGGTTATAAGGACTTCCCAACTAGCTCAAGCATTTTCCAGCACCGTGCCCCTCATAGCAATTGGAAGCCAAACAGTAACGCCAAATGTGTGGAGGCCTTTCACAGTGGACAAAGGCATTACGAGTGCAGCGAATGTGGGAAGGTCTTCAGCCGCAAAGACTCACTTGTCCAGCATCAGAGAGTCcacactggagaaaggccttatgagTGCAGCGAATGTGGGAAAACCTTCAGCCGCAAACCCATACTTGCTCAGCaccagagaattcacactggagaaatGCCATATGAGTGTGGCATATGTGGGAAAGTTTTCAATCATAGCTCCAACCTTATTGTACACCAGAGAGTCCACACTGGAGCAAGGCCTTACAAGTGCAGCGAGTGTGGGAAAGCCTACAGCCACAAATCCACACTTGTTCAGCATGAGAGCATAcacactggagaaaggccttaCGAGTGCAGCGAATGTGGGAAATACTTTGGTCACAAATACAGACTCATTAAACACTGGAGCGTCCATACTGGGGCAAGGCCCTATGAGTGCATTGCCTGCGGGAAGTTCTTTAGCCAGAGCTCTGACCTTATTGCGCACCAGAGAGTTCACAATGGTGAAAAGCCCTATGTGTGCAGCGACTGTGGAAAAGCCTTTAGCCACAAACATGTACTTGTTCAGCATCATagaattcacactggagaaaggccaTATAAGTGCAGTGAGTGCGGGAAGGCCTTCAGGCAAAGAGCTTCCCTCATCCGACATTGGAaagttcacactggagaaaggccttaG